The DNA window CATCCGGAGGAGGAATGATAAAAGTAACTGCAGCCTTGTCTTCTCAGAGCATAACCACCTTAGCTGAACCCTGCCACACGAATGTTGTGAGAAGCCATGAAATAGCAGCGGGGAGCCACTTTGCTGGGGAGATCACGGGGAAGAATGTAGCCATGACAGAAATAATTACTCTTATTTCAGAGATCGGGAGATGGGCAGAAGGCAGTCAGCAGCCGAGCTGGATGCAATATTAAATACTTGCCTTCTGCCTTAGAGACTAAAGTGGAATATGGGCAATTAGACAAAAAGCTTGGAAgatcaaagcaggaaaaaatgtccTTTTACAGTGATAATCAACTATTGTTTTTAACTTACTACAGGCAAGAGGCTACTTCAAGCCACCAAGGGAGGATGTGGGCTTATACCGTTGGTTTTACTGTCCTGCCTCATGTGGGAGGTTTCCTTGGCTGGTTCATGAATCGCAAAGAAATACCTGTTtggtatgagaagctgaaaaaacctTCATGGTGTCCCTCCCGCAAAATATTCCCTGTTGCTTGGACTGTCCTGTACACTGGCATGGGGTAAGATCCGCATCCCGCTCCCTCTCTCGTCTCGCTGTTTCTGATACAGGGAAGAACAGACATTTCACACTCTTCCATTTGCTTTTGGGATATCCCTTGCCCCCCGCATCAGCAGGGCATGCCGGTGCGCTTATTCCCAGCAGATGAAGTACAGCCTGAGCCAAATCCTGGGCTGGGTCCCTCCGACTCATGTGGCAGGCAATGCTTTTGGCCAGGGATGCAGCCTGGCTCGGCTTCAGAAAGAGACACTAAAAGCAGGCGCTGCCCCGGGGAAATGGCGTGAGCCGCAGCGGTGTGACACGGGCGATGGGCTTGGGACCCCGCGGGACGGGGAGGCAGCGGTCCTGCAAACACCGCTGTCCCCCACATGGGTGTGAAACCATCTTGCACGAGAAGAGTTTGTATGAGGGGTTTTGCTCGCTGCAAAACACTCACGTGTGTTTCCCTCCTGACAGCTACGCCTCCTACCTGATATGGAacgacctgggtggctgcagcgGCAAAGCCGTCGTCCCGCTCGGCCTCTACGGGGCTCAGCTGGCCTTAAACTGGGCTTGGTCTCCCTTCTTCTTCGGGGCCCATAACTTGAAGCTGGTAACGTGTCCCGCCACCCATTCATCTGCTGGAGGCTTGTTTGCAGGTCTCCCTGCCACGGGTTTTGGGGCTGTTTGGAGGTTTTCTAACTAGCCTTTTGCAATCGTAaggagagctgcaggaagagCTTTAGCTCAGATACGGTTCCCGCTGCACCTGGTTCCAGACAATGGTATCAGCCCCTTCCACCCCTCACTCTGCTCCTGCCGCGCCGATAGCCAGCCCCACCAGCGCGGGGCGGGCGATCGGGGACTCAATGGTCCGGCTGCTGCATCTCTGAGTTAAGGATCCGGGGTTAGAGATAAGCCCTTCTGGGAGTCACACCCAGCACAGTTAGCGTCCCTGGGGGGCACATGAGCTGTGCGTGGCTTATCGAGCCTTATCGAGCGATACAATGCCCTGTGCACGGCAGAGCCTGGGAGGAGGCTGCGCGCGAAGGCATGGCACGGCTGCCCTGGGCTCGTGCTGCATTCAGAAAGCACTTACCTCAGGTGCCACGGGCCAGGGGGGACGGAGACACAGCCTGGGATTTGTGTTTCCACCTGAATTTTGTCACTCTGTGGATGAAAGGTACATTTAGAAAGTTTGTTAAGTGATACTAGCCATGGGTACGAACATAAGCACGTTTCTGATCTGCCTGGATAGGCATTACCAGCCGAAGGGGACACTGATCGTCATAAAGAGTGTATTAATGTCTGGAACTTGATAATGAACCAAAATAATCAATACCGGCCTTGGCTGCCGGTGTGATACATTCAGATCTCACTGATTTCAGTTCAGAGCCAAGGTCCTGGGGTTTAGGATCACTCTTAGGTGACTTTTCAGTGCGAAATCTCCCCAGTTCCGCCTTTGGTGGGATGGTTTATAGTCGTGCCGGGGAAGACGGCTGCGTGTTCCCAAGCGCGAGCACCCGGGTCATTGTCTTCTCTCTGCTCCAGGCGCTGATTGACATCCTGTGCTTGGACGGCCTGGCGATAGGCACCGCGTGCTCCTGGTACCGCATTAACAAGgtggcagcgctgctgctggtgCCCTACCTGGGCTGGTTGGCCATGGCTACTTGTCTCACCATCCGCATCTGGAAGGACAACCCTGAGCAAAAACCAGGAAAGAGCGAATAAGAGCAGGACGGCAATGAAGGCATTTTGTGAAACTAAGCTATGCTGATGTGAACCAAGATCTCATAATTTGGGGGTATCATTTTTGGGACAGGCGTGAGAAcacgcctcctcctcctcccaccttcATCATGGTCGTGTAAAAGAAAGGTTTGCCCCGTGCTCCTGTGCGGTCCTTTAAAGTAACTGTGCATCCTTAACCTGGGAACTATTTTCTCCGGCACTGTTGAGGTTTGGGGGCTACAGCTGTACGGTGACCTTAACGTTATCAGGTCAAATTCCAATAGGCAAATTAGGATCTCGTGATACCAGGCTGCTTCAGAGTAGCAATCCTGGATACCTCTAGAGCCGCTACCGTTCCCCCAGAGAGCAGAACTTGTTCACACACGTGGTAAATCCCATCTCCTCGTCTGGGACCAAACAAAAATGCCCTTCACTCGTGCACACCAATTTTTAAGAACATACTTGATTTTTTTGCTATCTGTGCTCTTGCTTCATTTTCATGTATCACCTGGTTTGTGCTTTGTGCCATTAACTTTTTATCTGCCAGCTACTGAGCAAGCAGTAATCTGTCTTGTTCTGCTAGTGAAAGGAGACCGGGCACTTCGACTTCTATTTGTGGAGTATCACACTTCTTGAGTTTCATGCTCCAAGATAAAGCAGCAATGATTAGAATGCAAATGCTTCTCCCAAGAGGAAATTTCTCTCTTCCGCCTCCGCCTGCTATTCCCCATCAGTGAAAAACTATCATCAGTGCctttgaagaaaatacttaaaatgttttttgttttttggggttttttttttgttttaagtacaGAAACACAAGAGCCTTTGTAAAATTTAAGAATGGCCTTGAAGGTTGTAATTCCATGATTGGCAAAACCCCCCATGCCAACTCTGTCAGGTGCAGCTTAGGTATCTCATCCCGGAGCCTTTCCATTCCGGAACAGCACTGATCAGGACAGGTTAAAACACAAGTAGTTCTAGAGAAATGGGACCAAGCCATGGCTGAATCGGACACCAAATGTGCATAGACTAACCCTTGTCCATCGTTCATCCTGTCTTTGTCTTTGATAAATCTGAACCTTAGATTTTGGTGTCTACAGAGAATATTTacgattattttttaattgatagaAGCAATGTACGTGAAGAAAAGTGGTAGGTGGATCTTCTTCCTGGCAGCTGACTGTAGATCAAGGTGCGTGGGTACACATGCaaagggtggggggaggagggcttAGCTGAGGATGTAGAATaaattgtatttgcttttaataaaaacaagtcaCTTTTGTTTGGAGAATAAATAAATCcaagcttttcttgttttgctggtTTGGCACTAGGTTTGCAGAAGCTCAGGGGATCCTGTCTGGAGTCCGTGGCTTGTGCTGTGGCTCCAAAGGGAAGGGGATCGGCAGCCAGACCTACTCCGGGGTGTGTGTTAGGAACAAACGGGCTGTGGGGGCTTCCAGCCTAAAGGTCCCAAAGGTTCCTTCAGCCGGGGCCCCTGCGCAGTGGGGACCCGCTCACCTGCGGATCCCCATGATGGGGCCCTCCATTGTACTTCACCCACAGCTTCAAGGTCAGAAGCTAATCCTTGGGTTCGGGGTCCTTCCCGAGCCACGTCAAACCTGATTTTTAGAGATGCTGAATGTCGCCAGGTCCGGCTCGTGCAAACggcagagctgggtgctcagCACGACTGAACGCCGGGGCCGAGAGAAACAAACACCCGTAGGTGAGAGCAGTTGAAATTTGAAGTGCCTGTTCAAACTTTGGTCGTAGATCTTGTTCTGGCACGTTGGGCCCATCCGTTATTTTTCCCTTCGAGCTTCTGAACACCTTTGCACCGGACTGCTGCTGCCAGCGTATTGCTGTCATCTCCCGAGCGAGAGCTGCGTAAGAACAGGCCTTTGAATAGATGTGGCTGTAACCAGGGGCAGGACTATAAAGCACGAGCACTGCAAGCGGCACTAGAAAGATCATAagctacttgaaaaaaaaaaaaaaaaaacctatataTTTCAGGGCTTTGTATAACGGTATGTTACCACTGAACTTATTTACAGTAACGCCTCGTCTGTGTCTTCCAGAAAGCCACATGCCAAAGGACAGGAAGACataaattatttcttccaaaaaaaaaaaaaaaaaagctaatatcTGGGCTGGAGATTCAATTCAGTGGAGTTAAGAATGATTTAGGGCGCCTGAATGTCATTATGCCTGTCCTTTCCCAGTTAGCATGGCAAAGTCACCGGGAATAGCAACGAGCAGAGACACCTAGTGAGGCCAGGAGGGATAACGCAAGTCTTTACAGGGATCTCTGCCTGTGCGAAGGggaaaagtattatttaaatcacatttaaatgGGTGACTCCAGATCTTGTTCGAATCTGCAACGTTTTAATTAAATTTccaatatgtgtatatatttggATACATATTCCATCAGCTGTCATAAATTagtcctctttccccttcctataatttttttttctgcaggcaaaGGAAAATCTAGAATTAAGAGTAACAGATTTTTTTGATCTTTTCACGTTTTCCCTCCCCGTTTCCCCAAGCTGCCTTGTTCTTGCCTTCATTTCAGTTCCTCTTCCTTCCAGTCCACCTATAAATGCACCAACAGCTTTGCTTTGCCACTTGCGTTTTCTTGCaggcagcaaaaccagcaaacgtTGCTACAGGTAACACACAGAATAGCTTGAAATCAATTGTCGAAGTTAAATTCAGCAAAGCAGCCTCCTGTATTAATATTTAAAGCATCATTTGGTACGTTCGCTATTTAAACAGATACACTAAACCCCCTTCgcataaaaataactttaatgaCATTTCAAAGTCAGCCATCTAGAAAAATGGCTTAGTTATATCGTGCAGCACGGACCAAAATCAGCCCCTGGGAAGCTGGAGGGTCCCTGGGTCCCATCAGTGCCGCGGGACGGGGCTCTTGCCCCTGGTCACGCAACGGCTGGAAGCAGCATGTGGATGCGCAGCCCTTGCCCGGAGCCGGCCCTGCGTTACAAACAgagcaaagggaagaggaaagaaaaataataaaaaaaaaacaaaccgagaTGGTAGAAATCCAAAGCACGGTTAGGAACGTGGCTTGCTAAAATCAGTGAAATTTTGCCTCCGAGCGAGAAagctctcctccctgctccccatctTCCCAAGGGACCCTTTTTCCCGGGGGATGCAGAAGGAGCCCTGGGAAGTTTTGTTCCTGCCAGCGTTAACCAGCGACAGCCAGGCTGGATCGCCCTGGGGGGCACGCAAGGTGTTTGTCCACCCACCCCCCAGATCAGCTGACGGAACGGATCCCAGGTCCCACCTGGGAACATTCATAACCCACGACGGGACATGTCACGCTCCACATGATTCCAGCAGTGACTCAGACAAAGGCCGAGCGTTCGTGACAGCTCTCGCGGGGTCGTGGCATTTAGAGAGAAGGGCCACCCCTCAGATCACCATGTCTAATGATGATCCCTCTCTTCAGACTTCAGCCAGTCTTTCCAGAAAGCCATATTTGATATTAAACTGATCGTTACACTTGATCTTGGCCCAAAGGGCACATCCCCCAGCTGCTGGATACACAATATTTGTGCGTAAACAAAATCTTTCTGCCTTTCAGTCCAGGCTCTTTTCCTAAGCCTCGTCTCATTCAATAATTTACCAGCTGTTCCAGAAAACGCTCCGGCTTCAGTAGCGAGGAACTTTAATTGATTTGCTGTTGTCTGGAGCTATGTCAAAACATAGAGTCAAATGCTAGAGGAGATTTGCCGCTGTGCGCATGTAAACTTCAGAGAGCCGACTACGGGCCAGCAGCTctcccccccaccgccccttCGTTAGCAGAATATAAATTCCTGTGGCTTTGAGCACCTGCAGCACGGCGGGGGCCGACCTTCCCCTTGAACTGCTCCCGGTATAACTGCAGCAGGAAcccagcaggagggaggtggcGCTGCTTGGAGCTGTCGTGAACTTCCCGTTGGGCTTTGAATCCACGGGACAGCTTGCCAACAGAACAGACGCCTCCCCGGCTCTGTGGCAGCGTGGCAAGGGGTGCGTGAGAGTTGGGGACCAGGGAGCAGATAAGGCTCCCGGAGGGGAGAGCGTCGCTTATCTCCGCCTGCGCCACGGCTCACATCGGCTCTGGCGCGGTTTCCCGGGGAGCTGCCACCCCGCACAGAGGGACACGGGCACCCTCCAGGACAAACCCTGCAGCGGCCGACACCGGTGTTCCCTGCCCTTTCTTTTAGATCTTGGCATTGAGGTCCTGCAGCGGGAGGAGAGGGACAGGTGAGAGCCCCCGGGGGCCGAGGGAAGGAAAGCTGCCTCTGCACATCACTGTCAGcgtgtttatttatttatcacGTAACGGTAGTTACAGCTGGAAAAAGCAGGAGGGGGATTGCTGCCAGACAATGTATCTAGGGAGACGTTTTGTTAGTGCCACCAGCTGTCCCCTTGGAATAGAGAGCACGGCTGAGCCATGACTCACGCAGCCGGTGTCTTATTTCACTCTCACATCTATCCAAAAATGTTCCTCCAGCCCGAGAATGCAATAAAAGCCTCCTTTTCCTGGCAAGGACTTTTGCAGCCAGGTCTCTTCTCCTGACCCTTTGTGATCGGGAAAACAGTAACGGCATTTTAACTTCAGGACGGTAACTCCTGCTGCAATTAGAGGAAGGGCAGACAGCCCGCCTGGGAGACAGGTCAGGGGAATGCAGTGCTCTCAGTGTGAGATACTTATTTAAGATGGGGAAAATGTTGTCAAATTGTTCAGAGATGCCTCTAAAGTCAGTGGAGAAACTCTTGTGGACTTGGATGGACGCAGGATCAGACCTTCATCTCCAATATTCCAGCAAAGCCAGAAACCTTCTCCCAGAACGGGTTGTTGCCTTGGCTTTGCCTTGTTAGCAGGCGCCTTTGCTGGTGGCGTTTGCGTGCAGGCAGGTCTTCAAATCTTACCACAGGTTTGGTGGCTCTGAGGTTCTACTCCTCCCCATCGCTTCATCTGGCTCTGCTCAGGCATTTCGGCCTCGATGCCCCGACACACCAAAGCCAGACCTTTTAAAACAGAGGGAGA is part of the Larus michahellis chromosome 21, bLarMic1.1, whole genome shotgun sequence genome and encodes:
- the TSPO2 gene encoding translocator protein 2 — translated: MWAYTVGFTVLPHVGGFLGWFMNRKEIPVWYEKLKKPSWCPSRKIFPVAWTVLYTGMGYASYLIWNDLGGCSGKAVVPLGLYGAQLALNWAWSPFFFGAHNLKLALIDILCLDGLAIGTACSWYRINKVAALLLVPYLGWLAMATCLTIRIWKDNPEQKPGKSE